A window of the Pedobacter frigiditerrae genome harbors these coding sequences:
- a CDS encoding gliding motility-associated C-terminal domain-containing protein, protein MFNKTIGFLIGLLLLFATVSFAQSSVPQTVNIANGKTVTFKANSTDGIKYQWLKNGSPIPGEIAQSYTTGNAGTYTVMSYNIAGCVSDISDPIIVTVDAAPKTADLMITKTSEARAISVNEVFEYNLKVKNNGPSDATVIKVTDALPKELTFSQLINPSIGTASYSESTRTITWDIPKVITGETADLKIKVMASQPGLVKNIAMAYAVETDPKVANNTSIDFKPIIGLLIPNVFTPNNDGKNDFFKITGLEYYTSNELTIINRWQSTVYEKKGYQNDWTANGLSDGTYFYVLRVKTATSAWQELTGYITVVR, encoded by the coding sequence ATGTTTAACAAAACCATAGGTTTCCTAATAGGTTTGCTGTTGCTTTTTGCAACGGTAAGCTTTGCGCAATCTTCTGTTCCACAAACAGTAAATATTGCCAATGGGAAAACTGTGACCTTTAAGGCCAATTCTACTGATGGAATAAAATATCAATGGTTAAAGAATGGAAGCCCTATTCCAGGAGAAATTGCTCAATCTTATACCACTGGAAATGCTGGAACTTATACAGTAATGTCATATAACATAGCAGGTTGTGTTTCTGACATCTCAGACCCTATAATTGTTACGGTAGATGCCGCACCAAAGACTGCAGATTTAATGATAACCAAAACATCTGAAGCCAGGGCAATCTCCGTCAACGAAGTTTTTGAATATAACCTGAAAGTGAAGAACAATGGTCCGAGTGATGCCACAGTGATAAAAGTAACTGATGCCTTACCAAAGGAGCTTACCTTTTCTCAATTGATAAATCCTTCAATCGGAACAGCAAGTTATAGTGAAAGTACGCGAACCATTACTTGGGATATACCAAAGGTAATAACTGGAGAAACTGCAGATCTAAAGATCAAGGTGATGGCAAGCCAGCCGGGGTTAGTTAAGAATATCGCAATGGCTTATGCCGTAGAAACAGACCCCAAGGTAGCTAACAATACCTCCATTGACTTTAAGCCAATTATTGGACTGCTAATACCTAATGTGTTTACACCAAATAACGATGGTAAGAATGATTTCTTCAAAATTACTGGGTTAGAATATTACACATCAAATGAGCTAACCATCATAAATAGATGGCAAAGCACAGTGTATGAAAAAAAAGGATATCAAAATGATTGGACAGCAAATGGTCTTAGCGATGGCACTTATTTCTATGTATTGAGAGTTAAAACAGCTACATCCGCTTGGCAAGAGCTTACAGGTTATATTACTGTAGTACGATAA
- a CDS encoding type IX secretion system membrane protein PorP/SprF has protein sequence MKKIILTGLFYLMLFPLFAQQETQYGQYIYNGLYVNPAYAGYKEAMFVQAIYRAQWTGLKGAPQSLSIAFDAPIPDKDIAVGGIVTKDKIGAQSTLNAYANLAYRLRLNHNVFNVLAFGIGVGVMQTGLNGSLLTAEEVGDAKIPVGFESRTMPSLRVGAQLSTETFFIGFSANNLFAKRLTTDNDFFANLNTQEHIYFTAAMMLPIQRDINFKPSFLLKDDLHGPTSLDINSFLIFKDKFSIGAVYRTSLNLFPRPAIQNNLLKKSAVGIMTDFLVKERFRVGYGFDYSLNKLGSYGFGSHEISVGYYFNLAPVRNKLFFCF, from the coding sequence ATGAAAAAGATTATTTTAACGGGATTATTTTATTTGATGTTATTTCCCTTGTTTGCGCAACAAGAAACGCAGTATGGGCAATATATCTATAACGGGCTTTATGTAAATCCAGCATATGCTGGATATAAAGAGGCAATGTTTGTTCAAGCAATTTATAGGGCGCAATGGACGGGCTTAAAGGGTGCTCCACAAAGTTTATCTATCGCATTTGATGCCCCAATTCCAGATAAAGATATCGCTGTTGGTGGCATAGTAACAAAAGATAAAATCGGTGCACAAAGCACATTGAATGCCTATGCTAATTTAGCCTATCGCTTGAGGTTAAATCATAACGTATTCAATGTGCTGGCATTCGGAATAGGTGTTGGGGTCATGCAAACTGGCTTGAATGGCAGCTTGTTAACTGCAGAGGAAGTTGGTGACGCCAAAATTCCTGTAGGTTTTGAAAGCAGGACAATGCCAAGTTTAAGAGTTGGTGCACAACTATCTACCGAAACCTTTTTTATAGGTTTTTCTGCTAATAATCTTTTTGCAAAAAGGCTAACCACCGATAATGACTTTTTTGCTAATTTAAATACCCAAGAACATATCTATTTTACCGCAGCCATGATGCTTCCTATACAAAGAGATATTAATTTTAAACCATCATTTCTACTTAAGGATGATTTACATGGACCTACCTCTTTAGACATTAATTCATTTCTAATATTTAAAGATAAGTTTTCTATTGGGGCAGTATATAGAACCTCGTTAAATCTATTTCCAAGGCCAGCCATTCAGAATAATCTACTGAAGAAAAGTGCCGTTGGAATAATGACTGATTTTCTGGTTAAGGAACGTTTTAGAGTTGGTTATGGATTCGATTATAGCTTAAATAAGCTCGGCAGTTATGGCTTTGGCTCACATGAAATTTCTGTAGGCTATTATTTTAACCTAGCTCCAGTTAGAAATAAACTCTTTTTTTGTTTCTAA
- a CDS encoding glycoside hydrolase family 10 protein: MLKRIFQLFVIFISINCFQLVKAQKSIEQQPKAMREFRAAWIASVANINWPSKPGLSSTEQQKEAIVLLDLLQSLNFNAAILQIRPQADALYKSDLEPWSYFLTGEQGKAPNPYYDPLEFWVEAAHDRGLELHVWLNPYRAHHLSGSEESAGSVVKSKPELVLKLKDGQYWMDPSLKGVQDQSAAVVRDIVKRYDIDGVHFDDYFYPYDSYNGGEDFPDSLSWAAYQQSGGKLTRADWRRESVNTFIERIYKEIKAEKKHVKFGLSPFGIWRPGYPASVEGYDQYEKLYADAKLWLNKGWIDYFTPQLYWKVNDIPHSFPVLLGWWQSENIKNRHLWPGMNVGLGGDDKNTDEIINQIMVTRGMLPQSPGAVHWSIAALVKHPLLRSALKSGPYRNQALVPSSEWLDRKAPEKPIITVVPKGKLLEVRWNHPEKNDVFKWVVYFKYGNKWNYKIMNRKDDSLDLLASVEGSSKGISQTLISSFAVTAIDRTGNESEFVEHQIGGVN; encoded by the coding sequence ATGTTAAAGAGGATATTTCAATTATTCGTTATTTTTATTAGTATAAATTGCTTTCAGTTGGTTAAGGCACAAAAATCAATTGAACAACAGCCAAAGGCGATGCGAGAATTTAGGGCTGCGTGGATTGCTTCTGTGGCTAATATTAATTGGCCAAGTAAACCTGGTTTAAGTAGCACAGAGCAACAAAAAGAAGCCATTGTGTTATTAGATTTATTACAAAGTTTAAATTTTAATGCGGCTATATTACAAATTAGACCTCAGGCAGATGCCTTATATAAAAGTGATTTAGAGCCGTGGTCTTATTTTTTAACTGGTGAACAAGGAAAAGCACCAAATCCGTACTATGATCCTTTAGAATTTTGGGTCGAAGCAGCACATGATAGAGGTTTGGAATTACATGTCTGGTTAAATCCTTATAGGGCCCACCACCTTTCTGGCAGTGAAGAGAGCGCTGGTTCGGTTGTAAAATCGAAACCCGAATTAGTATTGAAATTAAAAGACGGGCAATATTGGATGGACCCATCATTAAAGGGCGTTCAAGATCAGTCGGCTGCAGTAGTGAGAGATATTGTTAAACGTTACGATATTGATGGTGTTCATTTCGACGATTATTTTTATCCTTACGATTCATATAACGGTGGTGAAGATTTTCCAGATAGTTTAAGTTGGGCAGCTTACCAACAAAGTGGAGGTAAATTAACTAGAGCTGATTGGAGAAGGGAAAGTGTAAATACTTTCATAGAACGCATTTATAAAGAGATTAAGGCAGAGAAAAAGCATGTCAAATTTGGATTAAGTCCATTTGGGATTTGGAGACCTGGTTATCCAGCATCTGTTGAGGGTTATGACCAATACGAAAAACTTTATGCTGATGCAAAATTGTGGTTAAATAAAGGATGGATAGACTATTTTACACCTCAATTGTACTGGAAAGTAAATGACATACCACATAGTTTTCCAGTGTTGTTGGGTTGGTGGCAAAGCGAAAATATAAAAAACAGGCATTTATGGCCAGGTATGAATGTGGGTTTAGGTGGCGATGATAAAAATACTGATGAAATCATAAACCAAATTATGGTAACAAGGGGTATGTTGCCTCAAAGCCCTGGAGCTGTACATTGGAGCATTGCTGCATTAGTTAAACATCCGCTTTTGCGCAGCGCATTAAAAAGTGGACCCTACAGAAACCAGGCTTTAGTCCCATCTAGCGAATGGCTAGATCGTAAGGCACCAGAAAAACCTATCATAACAGTTGTTCCAAAAGGAAAATTATTGGAAGTTAGATGGAATCACCCAGAAAAGAATGATGTTTTTAAATGGGTAGTTTACTTTAAATATGGCAATAAATGGAATTATAAAATTATGAATAGAAAGGATGATAGTTTGGATTTATTGGCCTCGGTAGAAGGTAGTTCAAAAGGCATCAGCCAAACATTAATAAGTTCTTTTGCTGTAACTGCCATAGATAGAACAGGCAATGAAAGTGAATTTGTTGAACATCAAATTGGAGGGGTAAATTAA
- a CDS encoding GIY-YIG nuclease family protein encodes MFYLYILYSKTRDKYYVGSTADLEDRLRTHDSNHSGFTGHTGDWVIVYKELFENREESYARERAIKKWKSRKLIEKLISSDCS; translated from the coding sequence ATGTTCTACCTTTATATCTTGTATTCAAAAACCCGCGATAAATACTATGTTGGCTCAACTGCTGATTTGGAGGATAGGTTGAGAACACACGACTCAAACCATTCTGGTTTTACTGGTCACACTGGAGACTGGGTCATTGTTTATAAAGAACTCTTTGAAAACAGGGAAGAATCGTATGCTAGAGAAAGAGCAATTAAGAAATGGAAAAGCAGGAAGTTAATTGAAAAGCTGATTAGCTCAGATTGTTCATAG
- the recO gene encoding DNA repair protein RecO, translating into MLHKTRGIVLKTTLYSESSVVVQVFTDKFGIQSYLINGVKKPKAKIPMNILQPLHLLDMVVYHKMNTQIQRIAEARPSPVFRSIPYHVIKNTIVQFLNEVLYKSIRQQNADENLFDFIYNAISWFDETDEPSVNFHLAFLLKLSRFLGFAPHSQTRNDQKYFDLQEGDFTSVMPIHPCFMDKVDADWFLLLFNTPFEKIFEIKLDNITRRFLLDKILVYYTLHTASFGQIKSHQVLEDVLS; encoded by the coding sequence ATGCTGCATAAAACCCGAGGAATTGTTTTAAAAACTACACTGTATAGCGAAAGTAGTGTGGTTGTTCAGGTTTTTACTGATAAGTTTGGTATCCAATCTTATTTAATAAATGGGGTAAAAAAGCCAAAGGCGAAAATACCAATGAATATATTGCAACCATTACATTTATTGGATATGGTTGTTTATCATAAAATGAATACTCAAATACAACGCATAGCAGAAGCAAGACCTTCGCCTGTATTTCGTTCTATTCCTTATCACGTGATTAAGAATACCATTGTTCAGTTCTTGAATGAAGTATTGTATAAAAGCATCCGTCAGCAGAACGCGGATGAAAATCTATTTGATTTTATTTACAATGCCATTAGCTGGTTCGATGAAACCGATGAGCCTAGTGTGAATTTTCATTTAGCATTTCTATTAAAGCTATCTAGGTTTTTGGGTTTCGCACCTCATTCGCAAACTCGAAACGACCAAAAATACTTCGATTTACAAGAAGGAGACTTTACTTCGGTGATGCCAATTCATCCATGTTTTATGGACAAAGTAGATGCGGATTGGTTTTTGTTGCTATTTAATACGCCATTTGAAAAAATATTTGAAATAAAATTAGACAATATAACTCGTCGCTTTTTATTAGATAAAATATTGGTTTACTATACTTTACATACGGCTTCGTTCGGACAAATTAAATCCCATCAGGTGTTAGAAGATGTTCTTTCTTAA
- a CDS encoding diacylglycerol kinase family protein: MKKFFKGFVYSFQGLAYAFRTQLNFRVHCVATVLVVLLGLYFKLSSNEWLWITTAIAVVVILELVNTAIEVLVDLVSPEQNPKAGAIKDVASAAVLIGGLMALIIGLIIFVPKLV; the protein is encoded by the coding sequence ATGAAGAAGTTTTTCAAAGGTTTTGTTTATTCTTTTCAGGGCTTAGCCTATGCTTTTAGAACTCAATTAAACTTTAGGGTTCATTGTGTAGCAACAGTTTTGGTGGTGCTTTTAGGTTTGTACTTTAAGCTTAGTTCAAATGAATGGTTATGGATAACTACTGCGATTGCTGTTGTTGTCATTTTAGAATTGGTAAATACTGCCATAGAAGTTTTAGTTGATTTAGTTTCTCCCGAGCAAAATCCTAAAGCTGGTGCAATAAAAGATGTAGCTTCTGCTGCGGTTTTAATTGGCGGATTGATGGCATTGATAATTGGGTTAATTATTTTTGTGCCGAAACTTGTTTAG
- a CDS encoding efflux RND transporter permease subunit, producing MWAKLSRAILQNRILLVLFFLIATVFMAYHAKNLKLSYSGAKILPLTDSVFIKYNAFKKTFGEDGSVMVLGVQSADIYKKDNYNKWIQLTDDIQKLKGIKGVLSIGKLFELQKDTVNQKFVVSPIPSGFVKSDTEMDSIKQKIQGMPFYNGLLFNKESNATLMAITFDPKILNSVNRNPILKEIEEKADAFAKNTNIPIHKSGLPFIRTATSKLVSNEFVLFLGLSILVSALILLIFFRSFYAVFFPILVVIMGVIWSIGTLVLFGYEITILTGLIPPLIVIIGIPNSILLLNKYHGELKKHGDKQKALSITIERIAVTTLIANVTAAIGFGVLYFTGSELLMQFGSVAALNVMFTWLMCLCLIPIIFSYLPMPKGKANTPHVPNFLDKLLEKTDLLVQNKSVLIYVLTFIISLVSFIGIYKININGYVVDDLPKNSQILTDLKFFEKNFEGILPLEISVDTKKKNGILSISTLNKIDKMERMIASYPEFSRSISLNTGLKYASQAFYNGDSAFYRLPTDIEKNFILAYAANSGKGNGNMLTNFVDKDKQTARVSFQMADIGSKRLDAILLELKPRIDSILTPKRFDVQLTGSSIIFSKGTDYLLKHLFESIGLAIILISLLRLAQFKSLGIMFISLLPNIVPLVITAGLMGFFNIPLKPSTILIFTIAFGLASDQTIYFLTRYQQELTLTNYSVTKVVSDTIRETGVSMTHIALILFFGFGIFTASTFGGTVVLGLLLSITLFVALIFNLTLLPALMLWLDKKKTRKLIPAEEAAKNEDLIDH from the coding sequence ATGTGGGCTAAACTCTCTAGAGCTATACTTCAAAACCGAATACTTCTCGTACTTTTTTTCCTAATTGCCACCGTATTTATGGCTTACCACGCCAAAAACCTGAAACTATCTTATTCGGGGGCGAAAATCTTACCCTTAACAGATTCTGTCTTTATTAAATATAATGCCTTCAAGAAAACATTTGGCGAAGATGGAAGTGTAATGGTATTAGGTGTTCAAAGTGCCGATATTTATAAAAAAGACAACTACAATAAATGGATTCAACTAACGGATGATATCCAAAAATTAAAAGGAATAAAAGGTGTATTGTCTATCGGTAAGTTATTCGAATTACAAAAAGACACCGTTAACCAGAAGTTTGTAGTTAGCCCAATTCCAAGTGGATTTGTAAAATCGGATACAGAAATGGATTCGATAAAGCAAAAAATACAAGGAATGCCATTTTACAATGGCTTATTATTTAACAAGGAAAGTAATGCTACTTTAATGGCCATCACTTTCGACCCAAAAATATTAAACTCTGTTAACAGAAATCCCATATTAAAAGAGATTGAAGAAAAGGCAGATGCTTTTGCTAAAAACACCAATATCCCAATTCATAAATCTGGTTTACCATTTATCAGAACTGCCACAAGTAAGCTTGTTTCTAATGAATTTGTACTTTTCTTAGGCTTATCCATCTTAGTTTCAGCATTAATATTATTAATTTTCTTTAGAAGCTTTTATGCTGTATTCTTCCCTATCCTAGTTGTAATAATGGGTGTAATTTGGAGCATTGGCACTTTAGTTTTGTTTGGCTATGAGATTACTATTTTAACAGGACTAATACCACCATTGATTGTAATTATAGGTATTCCGAATAGTATTTTGCTATTGAACAAATATCATGGAGAGCTAAAAAAACACGGCGATAAACAAAAAGCATTAAGCATTACCATTGAAAGAATTGCTGTAACCACGTTAATAGCAAACGTTACTGCTGCCATTGGTTTTGGCGTTTTATACTTTACAGGAAGCGAATTATTAATGCAATTTGGAAGCGTTGCAGCACTAAATGTGATGTTTACTTGGCTAATGTGCTTGTGTTTAATCCCAATCATTTTTAGTTATTTGCCAATGCCAAAAGGAAAGGCAAATACGCCTCACGTTCCTAATTTCTTAGATAAGCTATTAGAAAAAACAGATTTGCTTGTTCAAAATAAGAGCGTGCTTATTTATGTGCTTACATTTATTATTTCTCTAGTTTCATTTATTGGTATTTACAAGATTAACATCAATGGTTACGTCGTTGATGACTTACCAAAAAACTCTCAAATTTTAACGGATTTAAAATTTTTCGAGAAGAATTTTGAAGGTATTTTACCACTGGAAATCAGTGTTGATACCAAAAAGAAAAACGGAATTTTAAGCATTTCTACCCTCAATAAAATTGATAAAATGGAAAGGATGATTGCATCTTATCCAGAGTTTTCTCGCTCAATTTCATTAAATACTGGATTGAAATATGCGTCTCAAGCATTTTATAATGGCGATTCTGCATTCTATCGCCTGCCAACAGATATTGAGAAAAATTTCATTTTAGCATATGCTGCCAACTCCGGAAAAGGCAATGGCAATATGCTAACGAACTTTGTAGACAAGGATAAACAAACAGCTCGTGTAAGTTTCCAAATGGCTGATATTGGCTCGAAGAGACTTGATGCGATATTACTAGAACTAAAACCTCGTATCGATTCTATACTTACTCCAAAAAGATTTGATGTTCAATTAACTGGTTCAAGTATTATATTCTCTAAAGGAACTGATTATTTATTAAAACACCTGTTTGAAAGTATCGGCCTTGCCATCATATTAATTTCGCTTTTACGCTTAGCTCAATTTAAAAGTTTGGGCATTATGTTTATATCCTTGTTACCAAACATTGTGCCTTTAGTTATTACAGCAGGGCTGATGGGTTTTTTCAATATCCCTTTGAAACCTTCAACAATATTGATATTTACCATCGCCTTTGGCTTGGCTTCTGACCAGACAATATATTTCCTAACTAGGTATCAACAAGAGCTAACTTTAACCAATTACAGTGTTACAAAAGTTGTTTCAGATACCATTAGAGAAACTGGAGTAAGTATGACCCACATTGCCTTAATCTTATTTTTTGGCTTTGGGATTTTCACTGCGTCTACCTTTGGAGGAACAGTAGTTTTAGGATTATTATTGTCGATAACCTTATTTGTTGCCTTGATTTTCAATTTAACTTTATTGCCAGCTTTAATGCTTTGGTTGGATAAAAAGAAAACTCGCAAATTAATTCCTGCAGAAGAAGCAGCTAAAAATGAAGATTTAATTGACCACTAA
- a CDS encoding GNAT family N-acetyltransferase, whose protein sequence is MIFREATVEDIKQIQIVRNSVKENTLSDPNLVPDADVEDYILNRGKGWVCETQNEIVGFSIVDLKENNIWALFLSPKFEGQGFGRKLHDIMLDWYFNQTNANVWLGTSPNTRAEQFYKKAGWKVIGTHGKGEVKFEMTANDWKKVNENKTN, encoded by the coding sequence ATGATTTTTAGGGAAGCAACTGTAGAAGACATTAAACAGATTCAAATCGTAAGAAATTCGGTTAAGGAAAACACTTTATCCGACCCTAATTTAGTGCCAGACGCAGACGTAGAAGATTATATCTTAAATCGTGGTAAAGGTTGGGTATGTGAAACACAGAATGAAATAGTAGGTTTTTCAATAGTAGATTTAAAAGAAAACAACATCTGGGCATTATTTTTATCTCCTAAATTTGAAGGGCAAGGATTTGGAAGAAAACTTCACGACATTATGCTAGATTGGTATTTCAATCAAACCAACGCCAATGTTTGGCTTGGCACTTCACCAAATACTAGAGCCGAACAATTCTACAAAAAAGCAGGTTGGAAGGTAATTGGAACACACGGAAAAGGGGAAGTGAAATTTGAGATGACAGCTAATGATTGGAAAAAAGTAAACGAAAATAAAACTAATTAG
- a CDS encoding isoleucyl-tRNA synthetase, with translation MIKVLRLRKGVIAIVLGIIFLIAAQIMSSKHIDGSNIVLGFSGGFLILGSLIFLYPILFAKKIDNEGEEVELKPAAKEPLDGENVA, from the coding sequence ATGATAAAGGTTTTAAGGCTAAGGAAAGGTGTTATTGCGATAGTTTTAGGAATTATTTTTCTTATTGCTGCACAAATTATGAGCAGCAAGCATATTGATGGTAGTAATATTGTGCTTGGTTTTTCTGGAGGATTTTTAATCTTGGGTTCTCTAATATTCCTATATCCTATTTTATTTGCTAAGAAAATAGATAATGAAGGTGAGGAGGTAGAATTAAAACCCGCAGCTAAAGAACCATTAGATGGCGAAAATGTAGCCTAA